From the genome of Psychroserpens ponticola, one region includes:
- a CDS encoding ABC transporter ATP-binding protein, producing MNQLVVETKNLNFSYSKNKKDIEDLELRVPKGSIYGFLGPNGSGKSTTIRLILGLLKKNSGTVALFGELFNGQSRLKVLNKVGGLIENPSLYEHLNAIDNLKISANYRQKISSSRIFEVLEIVNLTNAKNKRVKEYSLGMKQRLGLAISLLSNPELIILDEPTNGLDPKGIIEMRTLIKDLNKKFGTTIFISSHLLSEIEKTCTHVGIIRNGKMLYQDTVASLKESKETNIKFEIEVDKPIEGMSVLKNLKIENISLLDGFIQIEVKSKNEITDVIDVLRTDRINIYQVSIKNNLEELFLSLTEN from the coding sequence ATGAATCAACTTGTTGTAGAAACTAAAAACCTCAATTTTTCATATTCCAAAAACAAGAAAGATATTGAAGATTTAGAACTTAGAGTTCCCAAGGGAAGTATTTATGGTTTTTTAGGTCCAAATGGCTCAGGGAAAAGTACTACCATTCGTCTAATTCTTGGTCTTTTAAAGAAAAACTCTGGAACTGTTGCTCTTTTTGGGGAACTCTTTAATGGACAATCAAGACTTAAAGTTTTGAATAAAGTAGGTGGTTTAATAGAAAATCCATCTTTATATGAGCATTTAAATGCGATTGATAATTTGAAAATATCTGCCAACTACAGACAGAAAATATCGTCAAGTAGAATTTTTGAAGTATTAGAGATTGTAAACCTAACTAACGCTAAAAACAAAAGAGTTAAAGAATATTCACTAGGAATGAAACAGCGTTTAGGATTAGCAATTTCTTTATTAAGCAATCCTGAACTAATCATTTTAGACGAGCCAACAAATGGATTAGACCCAAAAGGGATTATAGAAATGCGTACCCTTATTAAAGACTTAAACAAAAAGTTTGGGACAACAATTTTTATTTCAAGTCACTTGTTAAGTGAAATTGAGAAAACCTGTACACACGTTGGTATTATTAGGAATGGTAAAATGTTATATCAAGATACTGTGGCAAGTTTAAAAGAATCTAAAGAAACAAATATCAAATTTGAAATAGAAGTGGATAAGCCTATTGAAGGGATGTCTGTACTTAAGAATTTGAAAATAGAAAACATTTCGTTGCTTGATGGTTTTATACAAATTGAAGTAAAAAGTAAAAATGAAATAACAGATGTGATAGATGTTTTAAGAACTGATAGAATTAATATTTATCAGGTATCCATTAAGAACAATTTAGAAGAACTCTTTTTATCATTAACCGAAAATTAA
- a CDS encoding leucine-rich repeat domain-containing protein — protein sequence MRLNLLILLMVINLSCVKGQSQKKIDKKANKEHILPLKIKIRGQLKQIEDSGLIIPSIEFNINRNYVKVKVGANEFYNTKYENTSFSEIFKLFVVDDFKSNEYFYNPYFKYMGYLETSKEIADKEYKRKFSNFKRKDIKINYLELDSTEIRKFTVLSNYINEIAIEILQESIQKDSMIVANSISEALKKPKKIYELSYRNSSTTILSPEIGKLTNLRVLDISGSQIKIIPLEIENCIHLKSIIANASQLSKVPNSIGNLKKLRNINFSYCKLKELPEEFGKLESLWNLSLGSNQLDDLPESFTNLKNLQMLNISNNNFYEFPREVLSIESVGNLWMHGNRFKQIPSEIVNLKGLHHFLVDVTEIDNIEEIKSLIPKVRIIDETNRR from the coding sequence ATGAGATTAAATCTGCTGATATTATTAATGGTCATAAATTTAAGCTGTGTTAAAGGTCAATCTCAAAAAAAAATTGACAAAAAAGCAAATAAAGAACATATCTTACCATTAAAAATCAAAATTAGAGGGCAACTTAAACAAATTGAAGATTCAGGATTAATAATTCCTTCAATTGAATTTAACATAAATAGAAATTACGTAAAAGTTAAAGTTGGAGCAAATGAATTTTACAACACCAAATATGAGAATACTTCATTCTCTGAAATATTTAAATTGTTTGTCGTAGATGATTTTAAGAGTAATGAATACTTTTATAATCCCTATTTTAAATATATGGGTTATTTAGAAACATCAAAGGAAATAGCAGACAAAGAATACAAACGAAAATTTTCAAATTTTAAGAGAAAAGATATTAAAATCAATTACTTGGAATTGGATTCTACCGAAATTAGAAAATTTACTGTTCTTTCAAATTACATAAATGAAATAGCTATAGAGATTTTACAAGAATCAATTCAAAAAGATTCTATGATCGTTGCTAATTCAATATCTGAAGCCTTAAAAAAACCTAAAAAAATTTATGAGTTAAGTTATAGAAATTCTTCGACCACAATTCTCTCTCCCGAAATTGGAAAACTAACTAATTTAAGAGTTTTGGATATTTCTGGTTCTCAAATAAAAATTATTCCTCTAGAAATAGAAAATTGTATTCATTTAAAATCAATTATAGCTAATGCAAGTCAATTATCAAAAGTTCCCAATTCAATAGGAAATTTGAAAAAATTAAGAAACATCAATTTCAGTTATTGCAAATTAAAAGAGTTACCAGAAGAATTTGGAAAACTAGAATCACTTTGGAATTTAAGTCTTGGTTCAAATCAACTAGATGATTTGCCAGAAAGTTTTACCAACTTAAAAAACTTACAAATGCTTAATATCTCTAATAATAATTTCTATGAATTTCCTAGAGAAGTTTTAAGTATAGAAAGTGTTGGGAATTTATGGATGCATGGAAATCGCTTCAAACAAATTCCTAGTGAAATTGTCAATTTAAAAGGCTTGCATCATTTTTTAGTTGATGTAACTGAAATAGATAATATTGAAGAGATAAAATCACTTATACCTAAGGTAAGAATAATTGATGAAACAAATAGAAGATAA
- a CDS encoding type II toxin-antitoxin system RelE/ParE family toxin, translating to MVKISFRQKANEDLNSIWNYTYENWSETQADKYYATIKFACKGIAENPDIGKEYDGINRNLLGLKSGKHIIFYHLISENEIEVIRILHERMDLKNRLTE from the coding sequence ATGGTTAAAATTTCTTTCAGACAAAAAGCCAACGAAGATCTTAATAGCATTTGGAATTATACTTACGAAAATTGGTCTGAAACTCAAGCGGACAAATATTATGCAACAATTAAATTTGCATGTAAAGGAATAGCAGAAAATCCTGATATCGGAAAAGAATATGATGGAATAAACAGAAACTTACTTGGACTCAAGTCTGGAAAACATATAATATTTTATCATTTGATTTCGGAAAATGAAATTGAAGTAATAAGAATATTACATGAGAGAATGGATTTAAAAAACAGATTGACTGAATAA
- a CDS encoding type II toxin-antitoxin system ParD family antitoxin, translated as MSKNTSISLGNYFDQFVQTQISAGRYKNVSEIIRAGLRLLENEESKVIALKNAIQEGLNSPIVENFDFEENLQKLKSEKRKNG; from the coding sequence ATGAGTAAAAACACATCCATATCACTCGGAAATTATTTCGACCAATTTGTACAAACCCAAATTTCTGCTGGACGATATAAAAACGTTAGTGAAATAATCAGAGCTGGACTTCGTCTTTTAGAAAATGAGGAAAGCAAAGTGATTGCATTAAAAAATGCTATTCAAGAAGGGTTGAATAGTCCTATAGTAGAAAACTTTGATTTCGAAGAAAATCTTCAAAAATTAAAATCTGAAAAAAGAAAGAATGGTTAA
- a CDS encoding ABC transporter permease: MSAILYYTASLKNELIKLKRTFAFWLTIISAVLFPILFIVAYIFEHETLVPAAEINPWEKFMVTQIENSTPFFIPMFIVLITSLIMQIEHKSLGIKHLFALPVPKSSIYFGKLSIVILAIMVTYLYYYIAILLSGALLGFVYPDLGFLNFSPEHLRYIKILITSFVASFGIIGIQFWLSFRFKNFVIPLGFGMFLAIIGIIVSQAPQQSIYFPYSFSVLSVSLGEKMPLIFGISSVTIFSIMCFLITSVLGYLNIKKLNIK; this comes from the coding sequence ATGTCAGCAATCTTATATTATACTGCAAGCTTAAAAAATGAACTTATTAAGTTAAAACGAACATTTGCTTTTTGGCTTACAATTATTAGTGCAGTCCTTTTTCCTATATTATTTATTGTAGCTTACATTTTTGAACATGAAACTTTAGTTCCGGCAGCAGAAATAAATCCTTGGGAAAAATTTATGGTTACTCAAATTGAAAATTCTACTCCCTTTTTTATACCAATGTTTATTGTTTTAATAACGAGTTTGATTATGCAAATAGAACATAAATCTTTAGGAATAAAACATCTATTTGCATTGCCTGTACCCAAGTCGAGTATATATTTTGGAAAACTAAGTATTGTTATTCTAGCTATAATGGTTACTTATTTATACTACTATATAGCAATTCTCTTATCAGGTGCTTTATTAGGTTTTGTTTATCCAGATTTAGGGTTTTTAAATTTTTCGCCCGAACATTTGAGATATATTAAAATTTTAATTACATCTTTTGTAGCTTCTTTTGGTATTATTGGAATTCAATTTTGGTTAAGTTTCAGATTTAAGAACTTTGTTATTCCTTTAGGCTTTGGAATGTTTTTAGCTATTATAGGTATCATCGTTTCACAAGCTCCACAACAATCCATTTATTTTCCATACTCATTTAGTGTTTTATCAGTTTCTTTGGGTGAAAAAATGCCTTTAATTTTTGGTATTTCCTCTGTTACTATATTCAGTATTATGTGCTTTTTAATAACAAGTGTTTTAGGTTATTTAAACATAAAGAAGTTAAATATTAAATAA
- a CDS encoding DUF1963 domain-containing protein — MRKTLTYFMILFMLFSCNNKNSYSFYDKKLNENIEDVKAFKFDETEKIVSLLEPYIYVFDSKKKIKIGDSKFGGTPDLPQSLNWPKFNNNPMVFFGQINLEHISFLHKNEYLPKEGILYFFSYFKNPENEYGAEYLFQIPKTEYKVLYYAGSISDLRKTKFPKELIKKYQFKQTAIEYELDFRLPCSNFGWKYQQASFTDNDKSTMTEFIERFDDYCMSEVILGIPAPIQDDLEYDWSYAYLESLDYHNEEIKEQVNILRPQFINLFSFSMYDRFDTIGISECYFGIKKEDLKNKDFDKTIFVMQGT; from the coding sequence ATGCGAAAAACATTAACCTATTTTATGATTTTATTTATGCTTTTCAGTTGCAATAATAAAAATTCTTACAGTTTTTACGATAAAAAATTGAATGAGAATATTGAGGATGTTAAAGCATTTAAATTTGATGAAACCGAAAAAATAGTTTCTTTACTAGAACCATATATTTATGTTTTTGATTCAAAGAAAAAAATAAAAATAGGAGATTCTAAATTTGGAGGAACGCCAGATTTGCCACAATCATTAAATTGGCCTAAATTCAATAATAATCCAATGGTGTTTTTTGGTCAGATTAATCTAGAACATATAAGTTTTTTGCATAAAAATGAATATTTACCAAAAGAAGGAATATTATATTTTTTCTCATATTTCAAGAATCCTGAGAATGAATATGGAGCTGAATATTTATTTCAAATCCCAAAAACCGAATACAAGGTTTTATATTACGCTGGTTCCATTAGTGATTTACGGAAAACTAAATTTCCAAAAGAACTAATTAAAAAATATCAATTTAAACAAACTGCTATTGAATATGAATTAGACTTTAGACTTCCGTGTTCTAATTTTGGCTGGAAGTATCAACAAGCATCCTTTACTGATAATGATAAAAGTACAATGACTGAATTTATTGAAAGATTCGACGATTATTGTATGAGTGAAGTGATACTTGGAATTCCAGCACCAATTCAAGACGATTTAGAATACGACTGGTCATATGCATACCTAGAATCGCTTGATTATCATAATGAGGAAATTAAAGAACAAGTTAACATTCTTAGACCGCAGTTTATTAACCTTTTTAGTTTTAGTATGTATGATAGGTTTGATACAATAGGAATTTCAGAATGTTATTTCGGAATAAAAAAAGAAGATTTGAAAAACAAAGATTTCGATAAAACAATTTTTGTTATGCAAGGAACATAA
- a CDS encoding STM3941 family protein: protein MNKEIKFKKNRILLGILFFSLMLFASIWFLANPELFLRNVFMKEKHIQTIGIIGVIYFSALLFSFFKILRKKYAIQITDDFLIDNSKYESLGKVKWRDITKIQRLKKRSIEVFVKRDIHKTRKRNLLSKFLAIMNNRNYKESIIISSALTDISIEDLFEGITSTYKTNK, encoded by the coding sequence ATGAATAAAGAAATTAAATTTAAAAAGAATCGAATTTTATTAGGAATACTTTTCTTTAGTTTAATGCTTTTTGCCTCAATTTGGTTTTTAGCTAATCCTGAATTATTTTTAAGAAATGTGTTTATGAAAGAGAAACATATTCAAACAATAGGAATAATTGGAGTTATATATTTTTCAGCACTCTTATTTTCATTTTTTAAAATTCTTCGAAAAAAATATGCTATTCAAATTACAGATGATTTTTTAATTGATAATTCTAAATATGAATCATTAGGAAAAGTAAAATGGAGAGATATTACCAAAATACAAAGACTAAAGAAAAGAAGTATTGAGGTATTCGTGAAAAGAGATATACACAAAACGAGAAAAAGAAACTTACTCTCAAAATTTCTTGCGATTATGAATAACAGGAATTATAAAGAAAGTATTATCATATCTAGTGCTTTAACAGACATAAGTATTGAAGATCTCTTTGAGGGAATAACAAGTACTTATAAAACGAATAAATAA
- a CDS encoding WapI family immunity protein encodes MTFKGINNQTVEFRITNYQFPEITDCEYDSNWLLVYLKVKSDCGNWETVDPSLLVRDLKDIIEWFEQLSNDIETDTDSLVFMEPNLEFELTKKYAHKKRIRITFDLESRHPNAKDDEEFFVDCEFNNEELKQIASELKKEAELYPERALMNRKKSYIDMFKNLGKSLFN; translated from the coding sequence ATGACATTTAAAGGAATAAATAACCAAACAGTTGAATTTAGGATAACGAATTATCAGTTTCCTGAAATAACTGATTGTGAATATGATTCAAATTGGTTGTTAGTTTATTTAAAAGTAAAAAGTGATTGCGGAAATTGGGAAACGGTTGACCCTTCTCTTTTGGTAAGAGATTTAAAAGACATTATTGAATGGTTTGAGCAACTTTCGAATGATATAGAAACAGATACGGATTCACTTGTATTTATGGAACCAAATTTGGAATTTGAACTGACTAAAAAATATGCGCATAAAAAACGAATAAGAATAACGTTTGATTTAGAATCTCGCCATCCAAATGCCAAAGATGACGAAGAATTTTTTGTGGATTGTGAATTTAACAATGAGGAATTAAAACAAATTGCGTCTGAATTGAAAAAAGAAGCGGAATTATATCCAGAACGAGCTTTAATGAATAGAAAAAAATCTTACATAGATATGTTTAAAAATTTAGGTAAATCTTTATTCAATTGA